Proteins from a single region of Catenulispora acidiphila DSM 44928:
- a CDS encoding helix-turn-helix domain-containing protein yields the protein MARHTDAFAARLSELKDRSGRSYGALAQRLHTSTSTLHRYCNGTTVPAEFAPAERFARACNATPEEVLALHRMWLLADAERRAEATGSGITESQSGASATGVVASGTADSAAPGRRTRRRLIPALAGLAAVAVLVPIAIYATRDSNSPISKPSAPSPSPTPTLPTPVTVSVLADNWDTECGQWFYAPQSPTAVPPPPGLPDVGLWAQPLGAVPGGHLRLQLTAQGTPGRAPVVLHTLYVHVVGAKPAPASGYAYTMGSGCGGGLDPASFAIDLDASAPKIKPVSGQIANDKVGLADFPFQVSGDDSQVLDVDAHSADQEIDWTLVLVWSCGDQQGTLTVDDHGKPFRTIGLNGKPAYFYNGTKWAATTLDQ from the coding sequence GTGGCGAGGCACACCGACGCGTTCGCGGCACGCCTGAGCGAACTGAAGGACCGCTCCGGCCGCAGCTACGGCGCACTGGCCCAACGCCTCCACACCAGCACCTCAACCCTCCACCGCTACTGCAACGGCACCACCGTCCCCGCCGAGTTCGCCCCCGCCGAACGCTTCGCCCGCGCCTGCAACGCCACCCCCGAAGAAGTGCTGGCGCTCCACCGCATGTGGCTGCTCGCCGACGCCGAACGCCGCGCCGAGGCAACTGGTTCAGGTATCACTGAGTCTCAGTCGGGCGCGAGCGCCACCGGAGTAGTTGCTTCTGGTACCGCCGACTCAGCCGCACCTGGTCGTCGGACACGTCGCCGGCTGATACCTGCTCTAGCCGGACTCGCCGCAGTCGCCGTTCTTGTCCCGATCGCTATCTACGCGACCCGCGACTCCAACTCGCCAATCAGCAAACCATCCGCCCCTTCGCCGAGCCCCACTCCCACCCTCCCGACCCCAGTCACCGTCAGCGTCCTCGCCGACAACTGGGACACCGAGTGCGGCCAGTGGTTCTACGCACCCCAATCCCCCACCGCGGTCCCGCCCCCGCCCGGACTCCCCGATGTCGGTCTCTGGGCCCAGCCTCTCGGCGCGGTCCCCGGCGGGCACCTCCGGCTCCAGCTCACCGCGCAGGGCACGCCGGGGCGCGCGCCGGTGGTCCTGCACACGCTCTACGTCCACGTCGTCGGTGCGAAGCCCGCGCCGGCGAGCGGCTACGCCTACACCATGGGCTCCGGGTGCGGCGGCGGGCTGGATCCGGCTTCGTTCGCGATCGATCTGGACGCCTCGGCGCCGAAGATCAAACCCGTCTCGGGCCAGATCGCGAATGACAAGGTCGGGCTCGCCGACTTCCCGTTCCAGGTCTCCGGCGACGATTCGCAGGTGCTGGACGTCGACGCCCATTCCGCCGACCAGGAGATCGACTGGACGCTGGTCCTGGTCTGGAGCTGCGGCGACCAGCAGGGCACGCTGACCGTCGACGACCACGGCAAGCCGTTCCGCACCATCGGCCTGAACGGCAAGCCCGCCTACTTCTACAACGGCACCAAATGGGCCGCCACCACGCTGGACCAGTAG
- a CDS encoding SDR family oxidoreductase: MIVVTGATGNVGRTLVRTLAAAGHAVTAVSRHIQDADVPAGVRAVAADLGTPAGLDAALQGAKALFLLVAGDDPTGVLATAKAAGVTRVVLVSSQGVGTRPGGAYAHVAGFEQAVAASGLDYTILRSGGLDSNAFAWVEPIRAQRLAPAPFAEVGLPFVDPDDVAAVAAAVLTEDGHASATYVLTGPAPTTPRERAAAIAEAIGAPVTFVEMTREEAQAQMAQFVPPEVLEGTLAILGEPTAEEQTVSPDVERILGRPAAPFSAWATRNAPAFR; this comes from the coding sequence ATGATCGTTGTGACAGGCGCCACCGGGAACGTCGGCCGGACCCTGGTGCGGACGCTGGCCGCCGCCGGACACGCCGTGACCGCCGTGTCGCGGCACATCCAGGACGCCGACGTCCCGGCCGGCGTCCGCGCGGTCGCCGCCGACCTCGGCACGCCGGCCGGCCTGGACGCCGCGTTGCAGGGTGCGAAGGCGCTGTTCCTGCTGGTCGCGGGTGACGACCCGACCGGCGTGCTGGCCACGGCGAAGGCCGCCGGAGTGACCAGGGTCGTCCTGGTCTCCTCGCAGGGCGTCGGCACTCGCCCCGGCGGCGCCTACGCCCACGTCGCCGGCTTCGAGCAAGCCGTCGCCGCCTCCGGGCTGGATTACACGATCCTGCGCTCGGGCGGACTGGACTCCAACGCCTTCGCCTGGGTCGAGCCGATCCGCGCGCAGCGCCTCGCCCCGGCGCCGTTCGCCGAGGTCGGGCTGCCGTTCGTGGACCCGGACGACGTCGCCGCGGTGGCCGCCGCGGTGCTCACCGAGGACGGCCACGCCAGCGCGACGTACGTGCTCACCGGTCCGGCGCCGACCACGCCTCGCGAGCGTGCGGCAGCCATCGCGGAGGCGATCGGTGCGCCGGTGACGTTCGTGGAGATGACGCGGGAGGAAGCGCAGGCGCAGATGGCGCAGTTCGTGCCGCCGGAGGTGCTCGAGGGGACGCTGGCGATCCTCGGCGAGCCGACGGCCGAGGAGCAGACGGTGAGCCCTGACGTCGAGCGGATCCTGGGCCGTCCGGCGGCGCCGTTCAGCGCGTGGGCCACACGGAACGCCCCTGCTTTCCGCTGA
- a CDS encoding SGNH/GDSL hydrolase family protein, producing MFFKDGQHILLIGDSITDCGRRDEDAPYGRGYVSLLRAFTTARHPEARLTWTNHGTSGNTTRHLAERWESDALAPRPDWLSVMIGINDVWRAFDGNPDLAVPLEEYVDTLRTLLRRAVEETGCRLILADPYIIEPDRTEPQRAASDTFATAVAGLAEEFDAVHIPTQRVFDAALANTGSQYWANDRIHPNLAGHALIADAFMKVLEI from the coding sequence GTGTTCTTCAAGGACGGCCAGCACATCCTTCTCATCGGCGACAGCATCACCGACTGTGGACGCCGCGATGAGGACGCCCCGTACGGCCGCGGGTACGTCAGCCTGCTGCGGGCGTTCACTACCGCCCGGCACCCCGAGGCCCGGCTGACCTGGACCAACCACGGCACCAGCGGCAACACGACCCGCCACCTGGCCGAACGTTGGGAGAGCGACGCGCTCGCGCCGCGTCCGGACTGGCTGTCGGTGATGATCGGGATCAACGACGTCTGGCGCGCCTTCGACGGGAACCCGGACCTCGCCGTTCCGCTGGAGGAGTACGTCGACACCCTGCGCACGCTGCTGCGCCGCGCGGTCGAGGAGACCGGCTGCCGCCTGATCCTGGCCGATCCGTACATCATCGAGCCGGACCGCACCGAGCCGCAGCGCGCCGCCAGCGACACGTTCGCGACCGCGGTGGCGGGGCTGGCCGAGGAGTTCGACGCGGTGCACATCCCGACACAGCGGGTGTTCGACGCGGCGCTGGCGAACACGGGGTCGCAGTACTGGGCGAACGACCGGATCCACCCGAACCTGGCGGGTCACGCGCTGATCGCCGACGCGTTCATGAAGGTGTTGGAGATCTGA
- a CDS encoding choice-of-anchor P family protein: MRLRIGLRACGMTAALLGTALGVVAPSQASNTSPQAEAYVVSAQALGGLVAVPPTPDSTFPPGGTQSLPTLNLGPIAVDALLTATTAGDAKAGTASASAAAAHLLLTIPLVGALDVTGIKATCDAPASPGAATGTGTVATAVFTPVPPPAPLPPATPVTITVPTGVNQTVTVPQLGTIVVNKQVTDKDGNLTVEAADITLVGGQEVVLGSAMCGGAMPASNSATHPTH, encoded by the coding sequence ATGCGTCTTCGAATCGGGCTGCGCGCGTGCGGCATGACCGCCGCGCTTCTCGGCACTGCGCTGGGCGTCGTCGCGCCCTCGCAGGCCAGTAACACGTCCCCGCAGGCGGAGGCGTACGTCGTCTCCGCGCAGGCCCTCGGCGGCCTGGTCGCCGTGCCGCCGACGCCGGACTCGACGTTCCCGCCCGGCGGGACCCAGAGCCTGCCGACCCTGAACCTCGGCCCGATCGCCGTCGACGCCCTGCTCACCGCCACCACCGCGGGCGACGCCAAGGCCGGCACCGCCTCGGCCTCGGCCGCCGCGGCGCACCTGCTGCTGACCATCCCGCTGGTCGGCGCGCTCGACGTCACCGGGATCAAGGCCACCTGCGACGCCCCGGCCTCCCCGGGCGCGGCCACCGGCACCGGCACCGTCGCCACCGCGGTCTTCACCCCGGTCCCGCCGCCCGCGCCGCTGCCGCCGGCGACGCCGGTGACGATCACCGTCCCGACCGGCGTGAACCAGACGGTCACCGTGCCGCAGCTGGGCACCATCGTGGTCAACAAGCAGGTCACCGACAAGGACGGCAACCTGACCGTCGAGGCGGCGGACATCACGCTGGTCGGCGGCCAGGAAGTCGTGCTCGGCTCCGCGATGTGCGGCGGCGCGATGCCGGCCTCGAACAGCGCGACGCACCCGACGCACTGA
- a CDS encoding glycoside hydrolase domain-containing protein, translating to MTGVRPASATTAAPVANGLDYASAPHPSVGAMAAAGYAFVVRYLSYSPEKNLTADEARALTSAGIAVVCNWEATADGPRQGFARGVADATEADKQAAACGSPADRPIYFSIDWDVQAADMDAVNAYFDGVASVIGVARTGAYSSYDALGWLLASGRIQWAWQSCSTAYSNGRNRTPYPGIQLWQNRTPFTFDGADVDGDQALTADFGQWGAGAFMEPQGSGGRIAGGVHSDGRIELFAVTPSGGITNAAETAPNGVWSGWSDFSPAKGFGFAARTSSVAVGRHADGRLEVFAVMSDGSVQNRFQDSAGGAWSDWGVFASSKTAKALTVVAHADGRLELFAATPTGGISNKSETTPNGAWSGWNEVGPQGGVTETVSAARHADGRLEVFAVMSDGSMRNRVETAANGAWSAWGVYGPTGGANGYGAPGTVAAGAHQDGRVEVFAVTPGGGVRNRFEAVANGAEWSRWGDGFGPAGPVTAASVTRHADGRMAVFAVLADGSIWNRSEAVANGAWSEWNGFVGAGMVKP from the coding sequence GTGACCGGGGTCCGTCCGGCCTCGGCGACGACGGCGGCGCCGGTCGCGAACGGCTTGGACTACGCCTCGGCGCCGCATCCGTCGGTGGGCGCGATGGCTGCCGCCGGCTACGCGTTCGTGGTCCGCTACCTCAGCTACAGCCCGGAGAAGAACCTCACCGCCGACGAGGCGCGGGCGCTGACCTCGGCGGGAATCGCAGTGGTCTGCAACTGGGAGGCGACCGCCGACGGTCCGCGCCAGGGCTTCGCGCGGGGCGTCGCGGACGCCACCGAGGCGGACAAGCAGGCGGCGGCGTGCGGGTCACCGGCGGATCGGCCGATCTACTTCAGTATCGACTGGGATGTCCAAGCCGCCGACATGGACGCGGTCAACGCGTACTTCGACGGCGTCGCCTCGGTCATCGGCGTCGCCCGCACCGGCGCCTACAGCAGCTATGACGCGCTCGGCTGGTTGCTGGCCTCGGGACGGATCCAGTGGGCTTGGCAGTCGTGCTCGACGGCGTACTCCAACGGCCGCAACCGCACGCCGTATCCCGGCATCCAGCTGTGGCAGAACCGGACGCCGTTCACGTTCGACGGCGCCGACGTGGACGGCGACCAGGCGCTGACGGCGGACTTCGGGCAGTGGGGCGCCGGGGCGTTCATGGAGCCGCAGGGGAGCGGCGGGCGGATCGCCGGCGGTGTGCACAGCGATGGACGGATCGAGCTGTTCGCGGTGACGCCGAGCGGCGGGATCACGAATGCCGCCGAGACGGCGCCGAACGGCGTGTGGTCGGGGTGGAGTGATTTCAGTCCGGCTAAAGGCTTCGGGTTCGCGGCGCGCACGAGTTCGGTGGCGGTCGGACGGCACGCCGACGGTCGGCTGGAGGTCTTCGCGGTGATGAGCGACGGCTCGGTGCAGAACCGCTTTCAGGACTCGGCGGGCGGAGCGTGGTCGGATTGGGGCGTGTTCGCATCGTCGAAGACTGCGAAAGCGTTGACGGTTGTGGCACATGCCGACGGTCGGCTGGAGCTGTTCGCGGCGACGCCGACCGGTGGGATCTCGAATAAGTCCGAGACGACGCCGAACGGCGCGTGGTCCGGGTGGAACGAGGTCGGACCGCAAGGCGGCGTCACGGAAACCGTGAGTGCTGCCCGCCACGCCGACGGACGCCTGGAGGTGTTCGCGGTGATGAGCGACGGCTCGATGCGCAACCGTGTCGAGACAGCGGCGAACGGCGCGTGGTCCGCTTGGGGCGTCTACGGCCCAACCGGCGGCGCGAACGGGTACGGCGCTCCCGGCACCGTGGCGGCCGGGGCGCATCAGGACGGCCGGGTCGAGGTTTTCGCGGTCACGCCGGGCGGCGGCGTCCGGAACCGGTTCGAGGCGGTGGCGAACGGCGCCGAGTGGTCGAGGTGGGGCGACGGCTTCGGTCCCGCCGGTCCGGTCACCGCTGCTTCGGTGACGCGGCATGCCGACGGTCGGATGGCGGTCTTCGCCGTGCTGGCCGACGGGTCGATCTGGAACCGGTCCGAGGCGGTGGCGAACGGCGCGTGGTCCGAGTGGAACGGGTTCGTTGGGGCTGGAATGGTAAAGCCTTGA
- a CDS encoding TetR/AcrR family transcriptional regulator, whose translation MTDSKRGGKRERLASAAAEVFHQQGVERTTLNDIAQAADVPLGNVYYYFKTKDQLVEAALGAHRSRLAELTDQLDALPDPAVRLKTLIAGWVDQREVAARYGCPFGTLATELDKREDGLDQTAAGVLRALLDWAEEQFRQLGRADARDLAVDLVAAYQGMSVLANALRDPEVMTAQGRRLEGWIDTLA comes from the coding sequence GTGACTGACTCAAAGCGCGGTGGCAAGCGCGAACGGCTGGCGTCCGCCGCCGCCGAGGTGTTCCACCAGCAGGGCGTGGAGCGCACCACGCTCAACGACATCGCGCAGGCCGCGGACGTCCCGCTGGGCAACGTCTACTACTACTTCAAGACCAAAGATCAGCTGGTCGAGGCCGCGCTCGGCGCGCACCGCTCGCGGCTGGCCGAGCTCACCGACCAGCTCGACGCGCTGCCCGATCCGGCCGTGCGTCTCAAGACGCTGATCGCCGGCTGGGTCGACCAGCGCGAGGTCGCGGCTCGCTATGGCTGCCCCTTCGGGACGCTGGCGACCGAACTCGACAAGCGCGAGGACGGCTTGGACCAGACCGCCGCGGGCGTGCTGCGCGCCCTGCTCGACTGGGCCGAGGAGCAGTTCCGGCAGCTCGGGCGGGCCGATGCGCGGGATCTGGCCGTCGACCTCGTCGCGGCGTATCAGGGCATGTCGGTGCTGGCCAACGCGCTGCGGGATCCGGAGGTGATGACGGCGCAGGGCCGGCGTCTCGAAGGGTGGATCGACACGCTCGCCTGA
- a CDS encoding DUF4232 domain-containing protein has translation MKKITLSSVAVALCAVSLSACQSSKSGASGAGTVTSTSEVGSVGTTASTGSTSAQSSAPPAPATSAKAPPVTAKTSATAKPSATASPAPHDDDSYAFAHRCTATQVTLQVSPMTDVPTRRLIAVRNTGATSCGLSYYPLVGLGSAQSADHSKDVKPLIPGGLGGPPAYVLYAGKTAYAVLDLNPGGSGSGPATTLDEINVLVSDSMPNAATQNFPLGGGSVGKPKLGLYERGVADAVASMQGANTPQ, from the coding sequence ATGAAGAAGATCACGCTGTCGTCCGTCGCCGTCGCGCTGTGTGCCGTCTCGCTCAGCGCGTGCCAGTCCTCGAAGTCCGGCGCGTCCGGTGCCGGAACGGTGACGAGCACGTCCGAGGTCGGTTCGGTCGGGACCACCGCGTCCACGGGGTCGACCAGTGCGCAGTCCTCCGCGCCGCCCGCCCCCGCCACGAGTGCCAAGGCTCCGCCGGTCACCGCGAAGACCTCGGCCACCGCCAAGCCCTCGGCCACCGCGTCACCCGCCCCGCACGACGACGACAGCTACGCCTTCGCCCACCGCTGCACCGCGACGCAGGTGACGCTCCAGGTCTCCCCGATGACCGACGTCCCGACCCGCCGCCTGATCGCGGTCCGCAACACCGGTGCGACCTCCTGCGGCCTGAGCTACTACCCGCTGGTCGGCCTCGGCAGCGCGCAGTCCGCCGACCACAGCAAGGACGTGAAGCCGCTGATCCCCGGCGGTCTCGGCGGTCCGCCGGCCTACGTGCTGTACGCGGGCAAGACCGCCTACGCCGTCCTGGACCTCAACCCCGGCGGCTCCGGCTCGGGCCCGGCCACCACGCTCGACGAGATCAACGTCCTGGTCTCGGACAGCATGCCGAACGCGGCCACCCAGAACTTCCCGCTAGGCGGCGGCTCGGTCGGAAAGCCGAAGCTGGGGCTCTACGAGCGAGGCGTCGCGGACGCGGTCGCCTCGATGCAGGGCGCCAACACGCCGCAATAG